A window of Syntrophorhabdaceae bacterium genomic DNA:
TGTAATTTACGCCGGGGAAAGAAGTCCGGAATCCTACGCCGATTGGGGGAAATCGCTTTATAAAACTCATTGCGCATCCTGTCACGGCAAAGAGGGCAGGGGGGACGGCCCCAAGGCGGCAGCCCAGAATCTTTCGCTCCCGGACCTGTACGGACCAGCTTTTTGGGGACCCGATGCAAAGAAGAGGTCCCTGGCCGCAATTGCCGACGGTTACAAGACTATGCCTGCCCTGGACCTTACCGAAGATGAAGCACGGGCTGTCACCGATTATATGGCCCGGGCATTCAACAGATCACCCTGATTAGGACCCTGAATTTATCTTGCGAAAAGGGACGCATCGAAGACTTGCTTGCTTACTGCGGCTCTATCTCCTTTATTTTTAACCGCTCCGCTGCGAGCTCTCTCCGGTGTGTCTGTCTC
This region includes:
- a CDS encoding cytochrome c is translated as MRVFTLFFGIIFTIFISSSVIYAGERSPESYADWGKSLYKTHCASCHGKEGRGDGPKAAAQNLSLPDLYGPAFWGPDAKKRSLAAIADGYKTMPALDLTEDEARAVTDYMARAFNRSP